Proteins encoded within one genomic window of Spirochaeta cellobiosiphila DSM 17781:
- a CDS encoding UDP-N-acetylmuramoyl-L-alanyl-D-glutamate--2,6-diaminopimelate ligase, with amino-acid sequence MEKSVVDIIKSIKIIHIQGPENTLVNSLIYDSRDVIQGSLFFALEGIHTDGHKYVEQALEKGATAVIHSQELAYYNPKILYVKVPNTRKALSPLASAFYDYPSQKLKVLGVTGTDGKSTTVNLCHQLLQLAGKKSGLISTVQFQIGDNIEKNALRQSTPEASEIHKYLYQMLENGKEYAVVESTSHGLAESNNRLGDVDYDGVAYTNVTQEHLEFHGTLEQYRKDKSRLFMFLDKSTNSESFGVINLDDPHHELFKSATTHKVFSYSIKDSSADLFASLVKEDPSGTDLKIVWKGESSSCRLNIPQSFNVENLLACLLLVSGILEINPLDLIPFVPNLEAVKGRMCPIKAGQDFHVIVDYAHTPGSFERVFPDVKNKTTGRLFLVFGSAGERDLEKRPKQGEIASRYADKIFLTDEDPRLEDSMKIIKDIQAGCPHLIENEQIFLIPNREEAFKKAFSLARSGDTILLLGKGHESNIIQKDGPHPWDEIETAYSALASMGYTKS; translated from the coding sequence ATGGAAAAGTCAGTAGTAGATATAATCAAATCAATAAAGATAATTCACATCCAAGGTCCGGAAAATACTTTGGTTAACTCATTAATATATGATTCAAGGGATGTTATCCAGGGAAGCTTGTTTTTTGCTTTAGAAGGAATACATACCGATGGTCATAAATATGTAGAGCAAGCTTTGGAAAAAGGGGCTACAGCCGTTATCCATTCCCAGGAATTAGCTTACTATAACCCGAAAATTCTCTATGTAAAAGTACCTAATACACGAAAAGCTTTATCACCCCTCGCTTCAGCCTTTTATGATTATCCATCACAGAAACTCAAAGTCTTAGGAGTTACAGGAACTGACGGAAAAAGTACGACTGTTAACCTTTGTCACCAATTACTCCAATTAGCAGGTAAAAAGTCAGGGCTTATCTCAACAGTACAATTTCAAATAGGCGATAATATTGAGAAAAATGCACTTCGTCAATCTACACCGGAAGCCTCTGAGATTCATAAATATCTTTATCAAATGCTGGAAAATGGTAAGGAATATGCAGTGGTTGAATCTACAAGTCATGGACTGGCAGAGAGTAATAACCGTTTAGGGGATGTCGATTACGACGGAGTAGCCTATACTAATGTTACTCAGGAACATCTAGAATTTCACGGAACCCTTGAACAATATAGGAAAGACAAAAGTCGCCTCTTTATGTTCTTGGACAAATCCACAAATAGTGAAAGCTTTGGTGTAATAAATCTGGATGATCCTCATCATGAACTATTCAAAAGCGCGACGACTCATAAAGTATTCAGCTATAGCATTAAAGATTCAAGTGCAGACTTGTTTGCTTCCCTTGTAAAAGAAGATCCTTCAGGTACAGATCTAAAGATTGTTTGGAAGGGAGAATCGTCCTCTTGCCGATTAAACATTCCCCAGTCCTTTAATGTGGAGAACCTCTTAGCTTGTTTGCTATTAGTGTCAGGGATTCTAGAAATCAATCCCTTGGATTTAATACCATTTGTACCAAACTTAGAAGCGGTCAAAGGAAGAATGTGCCCCATTAAAGCAGGACAGGACTTTCATGTTATTGTGGATTATGCTCATACTCCGGGATCTTTTGAAAGGGTGTTTCCCGATGTCAAAAACAAGACCACCGGTAGATTATTTTTGGTTTTTGGTTCGGCTGGTGAACGGGATCTGGAAAAGAGACCCAAACAGGGAGAAATAGCCAGCAGATATGCTGACAAAATCTTCTTAACGGATGAAGACCCTCGTCTGGAAGATTCCATGAAGATCATCAAAGATATTCAAGCGGGATGTCCCCATCTTATTGAAAATGAACAAATATTCCTGATTCCAAATCGAGAGGAAGCTTTTAAAAAGGCCTTTTCACTCGCTAGATCAGGGGATACCATATTATTGTTAGGAAAGGGTCATGAAAGTAATATCATTCAAAAAGATGGACCTCACCCATGGGATGAAATCGAAACGGCTTATTCTGCTCTCGCTTCTATGGGTTATACAAAGTCATAG
- the metH gene encoding methionine synthase: MNNSRLNKILSDRILILDGAMGTMIQGYKLNEEDFKGTLLKDHKSPLKGNNDILNLTKPQVIEDIHRAFLEAGADILETNTFNATSISQADYHCESLVYDINYQGALIARRAADAFSSEDKPRFVTGVLGPTNKTLSMSPDVNDPGYRSISYDQLLDSYKEAVGALIDGGVDLLLVETIFDTLNAKAALMAIENVFDERKLRLPIMVSGTITDNAGRTLSGQTPEAFYYSLRHAKPFSVGLNCALGAEQMIRYVQDIAKVCDSYISMHPNAGLPNELGEYDDTPEYMAEVLGRMASKGLLNIVGGCCGTTPTHIKAIAETVSQYAPRQSKDLPKATRLSGLEPLIINEESLFVNVGERTNVTGSRRFARLIREKKYSEALDVARDQVEGGAQILDINMDEAMLDSEDEMKIFLNLLASEPDICRIPFMIDSSKWTVIEAGLKCVQGKGIVNSISLKEGEELFKEHAKKVLNYGAAVIVMAFDEEGQADTLERKQNICRRSYDILVNQVGFEPNDIIFDPNIFAIATGIEEHANYAVDFINSIKYIKKELPGALISGGVSNVSFSFRGNDAIREAIHTVFLYHAQLAGMDMGIVNPTQLGVYDDIPEELMNLVEDVVLNRNPDATDNLLDKAEEYRGEGGKARVEDLSWREKPVSERLTHALVKGVSTYIAEDVEEARVNSALALDVIEGPLMDGMNVVGDLFGSGKMFLPQVVKSARVMKEAVSYLLPYVEKESAGQGHTKGKILMATVKGDVHDIGKNIVGVVLQCNNYEVIDMGVMVPTEDILAKAQEEKVDVVGLSGLITPSLEEMVGVAKEMEERGYKIPLLVGGATTSAVHTAVKIAPEYTGLAAHVQDASLAVKVVSDLLSNTRRDEAITEIRNSQEKVRRNRAQRSSAADFISLSEARTKRYVPDWNNYTPPKPNNLGITSFLDVRVEEIIPYIDWSFFFLAWELKGKYPDILDDPTYGAEARKLKADADALLKRISREKLLSPRGVIGLFPAHSEGDDMVIYDPENQKEEIGRIPMLRQQRAKKDVPYYLSLADYLSPADSGIPDYLGFFAVTAGIGMAETLDTWDKKGDDYYEILLKILADRLAEAFAEKLHQEVRTKYWGYSPDENLSYEDLLKVKYKGIRPAPGYPPCPDHREKEVLFTLIEAEKRADIHLTESCMMTPAASVSGYYFSYEDSKYFSVGKIPHEQILDYAHRRNENIEDTKKWLASVLAE, from the coding sequence ATGAATAATTCACGGCTAAACAAGATCTTATCTGATCGGATACTAATACTTGATGGTGCCATGGGTACTATGATTCAAGGATATAAGCTGAATGAAGAGGATTTTAAGGGCACCCTTCTTAAGGATCATAAATCTCCCCTCAAAGGTAATAATGACATTCTCAATTTAACCAAACCACAGGTTATTGAAGATATCCACAGAGCCTTCTTAGAAGCTGGTGCTGATATTCTGGAGACTAATACCTTTAATGCGACTTCTATCAGTCAGGCTGACTATCATTGTGAATCCCTGGTCTATGATATTAATTATCAAGGAGCTTTAATTGCCAGGAGAGCGGCAGATGCCTTTAGCTCTGAGGATAAACCGAGGTTTGTTACAGGTGTTTTAGGTCCTACTAATAAGACACTGTCCATGAGTCCTGATGTGAATGATCCAGGGTATAGAAGTATAAGTTATGATCAGCTTTTGGATAGTTATAAAGAAGCCGTTGGCGCTCTTATAGATGGGGGTGTTGATCTCCTTCTTGTCGAGACTATTTTTGATACTCTCAATGCCAAGGCGGCTTTAATGGCAATTGAAAATGTTTTTGATGAGAGAAAATTACGATTACCTATCATGGTATCAGGAACAATCACAGACAATGCGGGACGAACCTTATCAGGACAGACTCCCGAGGCTTTTTATTATAGTCTTCGTCATGCCAAGCCTTTTAGTGTCGGTCTCAATTGTGCTCTGGGGGCAGAGCAAATGATCCGCTATGTCCAGGATATTGCTAAGGTTTGTGATAGCTATATCAGTATGCATCCCAATGCAGGATTACCTAATGAACTAGGGGAATATGATGATACTCCTGAATACATGGCGGAAGTTTTAGGACGAATGGCCTCCAAGGGGCTCCTTAACATTGTTGGTGGATGCTGTGGCACCACTCCCACTCATATAAAGGCTATTGCAGAGACTGTAAGTCAATATGCCCCAAGACAAAGCAAAGATTTACCAAAAGCAACAAGATTAAGTGGTCTTGAACCATTAATTATCAATGAAGAAAGCCTCTTTGTGAATGTTGGTGAGAGAACAAATGTGACTGGTTCCCGTAGATTTGCCCGGCTTATACGGGAAAAGAAATATTCAGAAGCTCTGGATGTAGCCAGGGATCAAGTGGAAGGTGGGGCTCAAATCCTGGATATCAATATGGATGAAGCCATGCTTGATTCTGAGGACGAAATGAAGATCTTCCTTAACCTTCTAGCTTCCGAACCAGATATCTGCCGTATTCCTTTTATGATTGATAGTTCTAAATGGACTGTCATTGAAGCAGGCTTGAAATGTGTTCAAGGTAAAGGAATTGTGAATTCTATCAGTCTTAAAGAGGGTGAAGAGCTCTTTAAGGAGCATGCTAAGAAGGTCTTGAATTATGGAGCTGCGGTCATTGTCATGGCTTTTGATGAAGAAGGACAGGCTGATACTTTAGAAAGAAAGCAGAATATCTGTCGTAGATCCTATGACATTCTGGTCAACCAAGTAGGATTTGAGCCTAATGACATCATCTTTGATCCTAATATCTTTGCCATTGCTACAGGAATTGAAGAGCATGCTAACTATGCTGTTGACTTCATTAATTCCATTAAATATATCAAAAAAGAACTCCCCGGTGCGTTGATATCAGGTGGAGTCAGTAATGTTAGCTTTTCCTTTAGAGGAAATGATGCTATCCGAGAAGCTATCCATACGGTCTTTTTGTATCATGCTCAATTGGCTGGAATGGATATGGGTATTGTAAACCCTACCCAGTTAGGCGTGTATGATGATATTCCTGAAGAGCTCATGAATCTCGTAGAAGATGTTGTTCTAAATAGAAATCCTGATGCCACAGATAATCTCCTCGATAAGGCTGAAGAGTACAGAGGGGAGGGAGGAAAAGCTAGAGTTGAAGATTTAAGCTGGCGGGAAAAACCAGTGAGCGAAAGATTAACTCATGCCCTGGTTAAAGGGGTATCTACTTACATTGCAGAGGATGTAGAAGAAGCCCGTGTGAATAGTGCTTTGGCTCTCGATGTCATAGAAGGGCCTCTCATGGATGGGATGAATGTTGTGGGAGATCTCTTTGGTTCTGGAAAAATGTTCCTTCCTCAAGTCGTTAAAAGTGCCAGGGTTATGAAAGAAGCCGTATCTTATCTACTCCCTTATGTGGAGAAGGAAAGTGCTGGTCAAGGCCATACTAAAGGTAAAATCCTTATGGCGACAGTTAAAGGTGATGTTCATGATATTGGTAAAAATATTGTAGGTGTTGTCCTCCAGTGTAATAATTATGAAGTGATCGATATGGGTGTTATGGTTCCCACAGAGGACATTTTGGCCAAAGCACAGGAAGAAAAGGTAGATGTTGTTGGCTTATCTGGACTGATCACACCCTCATTGGAAGAAATGGTCGGGGTTGCAAAAGAAATGGAAGAACGGGGGTATAAGATCCCTCTTCTTGTCGGTGGTGCTACCACAAGTGCAGTTCATACAGCTGTGAAAATCGCCCCTGAATATACAGGCCTGGCTGCTCATGTCCAGGATGCTTCTTTAGCTGTTAAAGTTGTCAGTGATTTATTGAGTAACACTCGCAGGGATGAAGCTATTACTGAGATCCGTAATAGTCAGGAAAAGGTTAGACGTAATAGAGCTCAGAGAAGTTCTGCAGCAGATTTCATAAGCTTATCTGAAGCCCGAACTAAGCGTTATGTCCCTGATTGGAATAACTATACTCCACCAAAACCTAATAACCTGGGAATCACCAGTTTTCTTGATGTCAGAGTTGAAGAAATCATTCCTTATATAGACTGGTCTTTTTTCTTTTTAGCCTGGGAGTTAAAAGGGAAATATCCAGATATTCTTGATGACCCCACTTATGGGGCAGAAGCTCGAAAACTGAAAGCGGATGCTGATGCTCTGTTAAAGCGAATATCCAGGGAAAAGCTATTATCCCCTAGAGGTGTCATAGGTCTGTTTCCTGCTCACTCTGAGGGGGATGATATGGTTATTTATGATCCAGAGAATCAGAAAGAAGAGATAGGTCGGATTCCCATGCTTCGTCAGCAAAGGGCCAAAAAAGATGTACCCTATTATCTGAGCTTAGCCGATTATCTATCCCCAGCTGATTCCGGGATTCCCGATTATTTAGGTTTTTTTGCTGTTACCGCCGGTATTGGCATGGCAGAGACATTAGACACTTGGGATAAAAAAGGGGATGATTATTATGAAATCCTTCTCAAAATTCTGGCAGATCGTTTAGCCGAAGCTTTTGCTGAAAAGCTTCATCAAGAAGTTAGAACCAAATACTGGGGATATTCTCCTGATGAGAATCTGTCTTATGAGGATTTACTAAAGGTAAAATACAAGGGTATAAGACCAGCTCCAGGCTATCCACCCTGCCCAGATCATAGAGAAAAGGAAGTTCTCTTTACATTGATTGAAGCAGAGAAAAGGGCGGATATCCACTTAACGGAGAGCTGTATGATGACACCTGCTGCTTCTGTATCAGGATACTACTTTAGTTATGAAGATTCTAAATACTTCAGTGTAGGAAAGATTCCCCATGAACAAATCCTTGACTACGCACACAGACGTAATGAGAATATAGAGGACACAAAGAAATGGCTCGCTTCCGTTTTAGCAGAATAG
- a CDS encoding DNA-J related domain-containing protein, whose protein sequence is MDVANTVDLNLLKGILENTQTPLYESQLLNKVFTDPVNTFDALELYQCHFLLFHNLYKLQTEYYKESKYLHIHFMRINLLHFPQKGNCRHYDDNLGAFCNTPCEGSYCDFHGQQYDDISLERLSLKYFYLDPSNYDALTKETAESFLRGTWEVLANYEAIEKSRKLLELPQCFDDIMLKHQFRNLTKLCHPDVSPGKEERFKRINNAYRQLLRYVESKK, encoded by the coding sequence ATGGATGTAGCCAATACAGTAGATCTAAACCTACTTAAGGGGATATTGGAAAACACCCAAACCCCACTCTATGAATCACAATTGCTTAATAAAGTGTTCACAGACCCTGTGAACACTTTTGATGCTCTGGAACTATATCAGTGTCATTTCCTTTTATTTCATAATCTATATAAACTCCAAACAGAATATTATAAGGAAAGTAAATACCTTCATATACATTTCATGCGTATCAATCTTTTGCACTTTCCCCAGAAAGGAAATTGCCGGCATTATGATGACAACCTGGGAGCATTTTGTAATACCCCCTGTGAAGGCTCCTATTGTGATTTTCATGGTCAGCAGTATGATGATATATCATTAGAAAGACTGTCTCTCAAATATTTTTATCTGGATCCCAGTAACTATGATGCTTTAACAAAGGAAACAGCTGAAAGCTTTCTACGGGGGACATGGGAAGTCCTGGCCAATTATGAAGCCATTGAGAAATCAAGGAAACTACTTGAGCTACCCCAGTGCTTTGATGATATTATGCTTAAACATCAATTTAGGAACTTAACAAAATTATGTCATCCTGATGTCAGTCCAGGAAAGGAAGAAAGGTTTAAACGAATCAATAATGCCTATAGGCAATTGTTGCGCTATGTTGAATCAAAAAAATGA
- the cobS gene encoding adenosylcobinamide-GDP ribazoletransferase has protein sequence MNKLLLAIQFYTRIPIPFALNYSKEETKRATKYLSLIGLIPALVMILTYHISLIILNTWSSLILSLITSTLVTGAFHEDGFIDSLDGLGGGWTKEDKLKIMKDSRVGSYGLIGYVLMILLKLSLYAQIKENILAYSFILVSVLARQVPITLTRFLNYVRGDETSKSNQYIDKLSFVDHGTAWVITILISLGAWQVLLKGQHFLLLLPIITLIVLIILIAFYYKKQLGGYTGDLLGASEQISEIYILLSIISITHFFY, from the coding sequence ATGAACAAACTTCTGTTAGCTATACAATTCTATACACGGATACCCATTCCTTTTGCTCTCAATTATTCGAAGGAAGAAACAAAACGAGCTACAAAATACCTTTCCCTCATAGGCTTAATACCTGCATTGGTAATGATTCTTACCTATCATATCTCATTAATCATATTAAATACCTGGTCTTCCTTAATACTCTCGTTAATAACATCAACTCTAGTCACAGGAGCTTTTCATGAAGATGGGTTCATTGATAGTCTAGATGGATTAGGCGGTGGTTGGACCAAAGAAGATAAGCTCAAGATCATGAAAGACAGTCGGGTGGGTTCCTATGGACTCATAGGATATGTCCTTATGATCTTGCTAAAACTATCATTGTATGCACAGATTAAGGAAAACATCCTGGCTTATTCCTTTATTTTAGTTTCAGTTTTAGCCAGACAAGTACCCATCACCCTCACACGTTTCTTGAATTATGTTCGAGGAGATGAAACCAGCAAAAGCAATCAATATATAGATAAATTAAGCTTCGTAGATCATGGAACAGCATGGGTCATAACAATACTAATCTCCCTGGGAGCCTGGCAGGTTCTACTGAAAGGCCAACATTTTCTGTTGCTGCTTCCTATTATTACTTTGATAGTTTTGATTATCCTGATTGCTTTTTATTACAAGAAACAACTAGGAGGATATACGGGAGATCTGCTAGGAGCTTCAGAACAGATATCCGAGATATACATACTGCTTAGTATCATAAGTATCACTCATTTCTTTTATTAA
- a CDS encoding DNA adenine methylase produces the protein MKFSNTYKEHSKRLWHKMTFPEGNLPDDPFLTKQLIAYIGNKRALQGFLTEVFHTLHFRPGMTFLDPFAGSGAVSRLARYLGFQVYANDWELYAQIVNRAHLAVNKSELKSFYQDKGGIKKVFQYLNQLTNDVIPYMSRYYAPEVTESADYHIERLFFTAENGLFIDRVREQIEEWYPGEQQGIALKEKEILLSSLIYEVSTHSNTNGVFKAFHKGFGGHGKDALSRIMKAMELEIPYLTDSKASSFVSGLDAQDFVRQYSGDICYLDPPYNTHQYGSNYHILNTVALWDKKPVPLSLNEEGRLKEKAGIRKDWVKTKSPFCYRKTAPKAFADLLDKIDSRWILLSYNTEGIIPFEQLYEMLNQKGKTELYLKDYILYRGGKQSLQRKNNNMEILLAVDCKERPGKYDKASIDRFILERNIAQSLRNPMVPNRLKDEFPTDEKDQIKLHPKLPLLKCVLSYKIAEEPDLKTLTLEELKDLQERVQRVSCQDHQEECYVLKALLMTSHISYHKTLKKRLVQVLRKFAFKKYRDVFEATMDDLVKSFSGSQWEDLQESFKEVEAIAQLRFNG, from the coding sequence ATGAAATTCAGCAATACCTATAAGGAGCATTCAAAGCGCTTGTGGCATAAAATGACTTTCCCCGAGGGGAATTTACCAGATGACCCCTTCCTCACAAAACAGCTCATAGCCTACATTGGCAATAAGAGAGCCTTACAGGGGTTTTTGACAGAAGTATTTCACACTCTGCATTTTAGACCGGGAATGACCTTCCTTGATCCCTTTGCTGGTTCAGGAGCCGTATCACGTTTAGCCCGTTATCTTGGATTCCAGGTCTATGCCAATGATTGGGAACTCTATGCACAGATTGTTAATCGGGCTCATTTAGCTGTAAACAAATCAGAGTTAAAATCATTCTATCAAGATAAAGGGGGCATTAAAAAGGTCTTCCAGTATCTGAATCAATTAACTAATGATGTGATTCCCTATATGAGTCGTTATTATGCTCCAGAAGTAACGGAGTCAGCAGACTATCACATTGAACGATTGTTTTTTACAGCAGAGAATGGTCTCTTTATTGATAGAGTCAGAGAACAAATAGAAGAATGGTATCCTGGGGAACAGCAAGGTATAGCTCTCAAGGAAAAGGAAATACTTCTATCCAGTTTAATCTATGAAGTATCCACCCATTCTAATACAAATGGGGTTTTTAAAGCTTTTCATAAAGGCTTTGGAGGTCATGGTAAGGATGCTCTCTCCAGGATTATGAAAGCTATGGAATTGGAGATCCCCTATCTTACTGATAGTAAAGCTTCTTCCTTCGTATCAGGATTAGATGCACAAGATTTTGTAAGACAATATTCTGGCGATATCTGTTATTTAGACCCTCCTTATAACACCCACCAATATGGGAGTAATTATCATATCCTGAATACGGTAGCTTTATGGGATAAAAAACCTGTTCCTCTTTCCCTAAATGAAGAGGGCCGTTTAAAGGAAAAAGCGGGAATCAGAAAAGATTGGGTAAAAACCAAAAGTCCATTCTGTTACAGGAAAACAGCACCGAAAGCCTTTGCTGATCTATTGGATAAGATCGACTCCCGATGGATATTACTCAGTTATAATACGGAAGGAATCATTCCTTTTGAACAGCTCTATGAAATGTTAAACCAGAAAGGGAAAACAGAGTTATATCTGAAGGATTACATTCTTTACAGGGGGGGGAAGCAGTCTCTTCAACGTAAGAATAATAATATGGAAATTCTCCTTGCTGTAGATTGCAAAGAACGGCCGGGAAAGTATGACAAAGCTTCAATAGATCGGTTCATACTGGAACGGAATATTGCCCAGTCCCTCAGGAACCCTATGGTGCCCAACCGATTGAAGGATGAATTTCCTACGGACGAAAAGGACCAGATAAAACTACACCCTAAGCTTCCCTTATTAAAATGTGTCCTGAGTTATAAAATAGCAGAGGAACCAGACTTAAAGACATTAACTCTGGAGGAGCTGAAAGACTTACAGGAACGTGTTCAAAGAGTGAGCTGTCAAGACCATCAGGAAGAATGCTATGTCCTTAAAGCTTTGTTAATGACCAGTCACATTTCTTATCACAAAACATTAAAGAAACGACTCGTTCAGGTCTTAAGGAAATTCGCCTTTAAAAAGTACCGTGATGTTTTTGAAGCTACCATGGATGACCTTGTTAAATCCTTTTCAGGTTCTCAATGGGAAGACCTTCAGGAAAGCTTTAAAGAAGTTGAAGCCATTGCTCAACTTAGATTTAATGGGTGA
- a CDS encoding lipoate--protein ligase family protein: MNKQEWQIIEHNPSLGQFNMDFDQQMIDEYSIDHIPRFRLYGWSPPTISVGRFQNVEQDFPVSVVRRMTGGGAIYHHNELTYSLVCAPSDLGNPKTVKKAYESITGFIIRFYSLLGLNAYYAKDEQVQNFELGAKTWTCFEGREEYDILIQGRKIGGNAQKRSRDLIFQHGSIPLGFDWKGWEEAFRAIHLPSEETIVALNDLIPVPERFELYSLMKQAFAEQIKSLF, translated from the coding sequence ATGAACAAACAAGAATGGCAAATAATTGAGCATAACCCCAGTCTGGGTCAATTTAATATGGACTTTGATCAGCAAATGATAGATGAATATTCCATAGATCATATTCCAAGATTCCGTCTTTATGGGTGGAGTCCTCCTACCATTAGTGTTGGCAGGTTTCAGAATGTAGAACAAGATTTCCCTGTTTCTGTGGTTAGACGTATGACAGGCGGTGGGGCTATTTATCATCACAATGAGTTAACCTATAGTCTTGTTTGTGCCCCCAGTGATTTAGGTAATCCAAAAACAGTCAAAAAAGCCTATGAAAGCATAACTGGATTTATTATTAGATTTTATTCTTTGTTAGGACTAAATGCCTATTATGCAAAGGATGAACAGGTCCAAAACTTTGAACTGGGTGCTAAAACCTGGACTTGTTTTGAAGGGCGAGAAGAGTATGATATTCTCATTCAAGGTCGCAAGATAGGGGGGAATGCCCAAAAGAGGAGTCGGGATTTAATATTCCAGCATGGATCTATTCCTCTCGGCTTTGATTGGAAGGGCTGGGAAGAGGCTTTTAGGGCAATACACCTTCCTTCAGAAGAAACCATAGTGGCCCTAAATGATCTTATTCCAGTTCCTGAGCGATTCGAATTGTATAGTCTTATGAAGCAAGCCTTTGCAGAACAAATCAAAAGCCTATTCTGA
- a CDS encoding D-alanine--D-alanine ligase family protein, with product MKKKNIALLYGGKSGEHEVSLRSGASIGLNLDLNKYDLTLIGINKQGFWFLQPPLDKDKVQQTKKLEVREENKLSIFPGEGIYLGEDKLPIDFVFPIVHGTFGEDGRLQGLLEMAGLPYAGAGVLGSAIGMDKDRVKAVWTEATLPVVPYLAFYQYQSADSKAKAVKDWGFPLFIKPTCAGSSVGVSRADTEKELDQAVAKAFQFDRKIMIEPCVNAREIECSVLGNELPEVFVPGEIVPTGHSFYDYEAKYIDPDGATLLIPAPLTETQTIEVKQLALKAYKTAQCRGFARVDFFLDKETETFQLNEINTLPGFTEISMYSMLAKASGVEYSDLLNRIIEAGIAVYNEEKNLIYSL from the coding sequence ATGAAGAAAAAGAATATTGCCCTCTTATATGGTGGCAAAAGCGGTGAACATGAAGTATCACTCAGATCAGGTGCTTCTATTGGGTTAAACTTGGATTTGAATAAATATGACCTAACCCTTATTGGAATCAACAAACAAGGTTTTTGGTTCCTACAACCACCCTTAGATAAAGATAAAGTACAACAGACAAAGAAACTAGAAGTTAGAGAAGAGAACAAACTATCCATATTCCCTGGTGAAGGCATCTATTTAGGAGAGGACAAGCTCCCTATCGACTTTGTCTTTCCCATTGTCCATGGGACTTTTGGTGAGGATGGCCGCCTTCAAGGTTTATTGGAAATGGCTGGTCTGCCCTATGCGGGCGCTGGTGTACTAGGTAGTGCTATAGGAATGGATAAAGATAGGGTCAAAGCAGTGTGGACCGAAGCAACCCTTCCTGTAGTTCCCTATTTAGCCTTCTACCAGTATCAAAGTGCCGACTCAAAAGCAAAGGCTGTAAAAGACTGGGGATTCCCCCTCTTTATCAAACCAACCTGTGCTGGTAGTTCTGTTGGTGTGTCGAGAGCTGATACAGAAAAGGAACTGGACCAAGCTGTAGCAAAGGCTTTTCAATTTGACCGAAAAATCATGATAGAACCATGTGTTAATGCCCGGGAAATCGAATGTTCTGTACTAGGTAATGAACTCCCTGAAGTTTTTGTACCAGGGGAAATCGTACCCACAGGTCACAGCTTCTATGATTATGAAGCCAAATATATCGATCCAGATGGAGCTACTTTACTGATACCTGCTCCTTTAACAGAGACTCAAACGATAGAAGTAAAGCAATTGGCTTTAAAAGCCTACAAAACAGCCCAGTGTAGAGGTTTTGCAAGAGTAGACTTTTTCCTGGATAAAGAAACAGAGACCTTTCAATTGAATGAAATCAATACCCTGCCCGGTTTTACCGAAATAAGTATGTATAGCATGTTGGCAAAAGCCTCAGGTGTAGAGTATTCCGATCTATTAAATAGAATCATTGAAGCGGGAATTGCTGTATATAATGAGGAAAAAAACTTGATCTATAGTCTATAA